In a genomic window of Helianthus annuus cultivar XRQ/B chromosome 10, HanXRQr2.0-SUNRISE, whole genome shotgun sequence:
- the LOC110885662 gene encoding 11S globulin seed storage protein G3-like: MASKATLLLAFTLLFATCIARHQQRQQQQNQCQLQNIEALEPIEVIQAEAGVTEIWDAYDQQFQCAGVDFIRHRIQPGGLLLPSYVNTPILAFVERGRGIQGVILPGCPETYEYSQEQQFSGEGGRRGGGEGNQDRHQKVENLKEGDVVAIPTGTAHWLHNDGNTELVVVVFLDTQNHENQLDENQRRFFLAGNPQAQAQSQQQQQRQPRQQSPQRQRQRQRQRQGQGQNAGNIFNGFTPELIAQSFNVDQETAQKLQGQNDQRGHIVNVGQDLQIVRPPQDRRSPRQQQEQRRSPRQQQEQQQGRRGGWSNGVEETICSMKFKVNIDNPSQADFVNPQAGSIANLNSFKFPILEHLRLSVERGELRPNAIQSPHWTINAHNLLYVTEGALRVQIVDNQGNSVFDNELREGQVVVIPQNFAVIKRANEQGSRWVSFKTNDNAMIANLAGRVSAISSMPVDVVANAYQLSREEAQQLKFSQRETVLFAPSFSRGQGIRASA, encoded by the exons ATGGCATCCAAAGCAACTTTGCTCTTAGCTTTTACCCTTCTCTTTGCCACTTGCATTGCCCGCCACCAGCAACGGCAACAGCAACAGAACCAGTGCCAGCTTCAAAACATCGAGGCGCTCGAGCCCATCGAAGTTATCCAAGCTGAAGCCGGTGTGACCGAAATTTGGGACGCCTATGACCAACAGTTCCAGTGTGCGGGTGTCGATTTTATTCGACACCGGATTCAACCTGGTGGCCTTCTCTTGCCTTCCTACGTCAACACCCCTATTTTGGCCTTCGTCGAGAGAG GTAGGGGTATTCAGGGGGTTATATTGCCGGGATGCCCGGAAACCTATGAATATTCGCAGGAGCAACAGTTTTCCGGTGAGGGTGGCCGCAGAGGAGGAGGAGAGGGCAATCAGGACCGTCATCAGAAAGTAGAGAACTTAAAGGAGGGTGACGTGGTTGCCATCCCCACCGGAACAGCTCACTGGCTTCACAACGACGGCAACACAGAACTTGTGGTGGTCGTCTTCTTGGATACTCAGAACCATGAGAACCAGCTTGACGAAAACCAAAGG AGATTCTTCTTAGCCGGAAACCCTCAAGCTCAAGCTCAAAgccagcagcaacaacaaagaCAACCACGCCAACAATCTCCTCAAAGGCAAAGGCAAAGGCAAAGGCAAAGGCAAGGGCAAGGTCAGAACGCCGGCAACATCTTCAACGGTTTCACCCCCGAGCTCATTGCACAATCATTCAACGTCGACCAAGAGACCGCCCAGAAGCTACAAGGACAAAACGACCAGAGAGGCCACATTGTTAATGTCGGACAAGACCTTCAAATAGTCCGCCCACCACAAGACAGACGCTCTCCTCGCCAACAACAAGAGCAGCGACGCTCTCCTCGCCAACAACAAGAGCAGCAGCAAGGCAGACGTGGCGGATGGAGCAACGGTGTGGAAGAAACCATCTGCAGCATGAAGTTCAAAGTGAACATTGACAACCCTTCCCAGGCTGACTTTGTAAACCCGCAAGCCGGCAGCATTGCAAACCTCAACAGCTTCAAATTCCCCATTCTCGAGCACCTCCGGCTCAGCGTGGAAAGAGGCGAACTCCGTCCGAATGCCATCCAATCCCCACACTGGACAATCAACGCCCACAATCTTCTCTACGTAACCGAGGGAGCCTTGAGGGTACAAATCGTCGACAACCAAGGAAACTCAGTTTTCGACAACGAGCTCCGTGAGGGACAGGTGGTGGTGATCCCGCAGAACTTTGCGGTGATCAAGAGAGCCAATGAACAAGGAAGCAGGTGGGTGTCTTTCAAGACTAATGATAATGCCATGATAGCAAACCTTGCAGGGCGTGTGTCCGCCATCAGCAGCATGCCGGTTGACGTTGTGGCGAATGCGTATCAGCTATCTCGAGAGGAAGCTCAGCAGCTCAAGTTTAGCCAGAGGGAGACGGTTTTGTTTGCACCAAGTTTTTCCAGGGGCCAAGGGATCAGGGCTTCAGCTTAA